Proteins from a genomic interval of Eriocheir sinensis breed Jianghai 21 chromosome 20, ASM2467909v1, whole genome shotgun sequence:
- the LOC127001076 gene encoding neuropeptides B/W receptor type 1-like yields MEQGDNTSAAWESLELGHDGNITVEEYEYYYVWPVTLWSVLQGLPAAVGLLANTILLVLFATSPRQRTVSNIFLLQRAVADVLSLSMMVVFIALRESRIVKYSPGLCTTLSVVKHVGTEAALVLFILFTMDSYLASRPQHHTLPYRNKVMGLTSAAAWLMAAAVGLAAYFLTYVDDDGGCNVGPFFGMFTHYYLRSVEMFVSVMVPLVVVWVFVSLSLPPTPAMPKGDGHEGPNRRLLLGLASTFTVLHGLYWLVVFLGFVLPFHARPFYIIEAIAFSLPVLNEAINPILVICLTEGLRQKVAGWLPARHSDSLPLQDLISRQLTTNHAEAFRHGAYRHDTHTFGTQTFGTQTFGGLGEALLLYTNIVLALTTATTVMG; encoded by the exons ATGGAGCAGGGCGACAACACCTCCGCGGCCTGGGAGTCCCTGGAGCTTGGCCATGACGGGAATATCACCGTCGAAGAGTATGAGTATTACTATGTCTGGCCCGTGACGCTGTGGAGTGTGCTGCAGGGCCTGCCGGCGGCCGTGGGGCTGCTGGCCAACACCATCCTGCTGGTGCTGTTCGCAACATCTCCCCGCCAGCGGACAGTGTCCAACATCTTCCTGCTGCAACGAGCCGTGGCCGACGTGCTCAGTTTAAGCATGATGGTGGTCTTCATTGCTCTCAGAGAATCCCGCATCGTGAAGTACAGCCCAGGCCTGTGCACGACGCTGAGCGTTGTTAAGCACGTGGGAACAGAGGCCGCCCTCGTGTTATTCATACTTTTCACCATGGACAGCTACCTGGCGTCGCGTCCTCAGCACCACACGCTCCCGTACCGGAACAAAGTGATGGGGCTGACGTCCGCGGCGGCCTGGCTCATGGCGGCTGCCGTGGGTCTTGCTGCATATTTCCTCACGTACGTGGATGACGACGGCGGGTGTAACGTGGGGCCTTTCTTTGGTATGTTTACCCACTATTATTTAAGATCAGTGGAAATGTTTGTGTCGGTGATGGtgccgctggtggtggtgtgggtgtttgtgagCTTGTCGCTCCCGCCCACCCCCGCCATGCCCAAGGGGGATGGGCATGAAGGCCCCAACCGCCGCCTGCTGCTGGGCCTCGCCTCCACCTTCACCGTGCTCCATGGGCTGTACTGGCTTGTTGTTTTCCTTGGATTCGTGCTTCCCTTCCATGCCCGACCATTCTATATCATAGAGGCTATTGCTTTCTCTCTACCTGTCCTTAACGAGGCCATCAACCCCATCCTGGTCATCTGCTTGACGGAGGGACTGCGGCAGAAGGTGGCTGGGTGGCTGCCGGCCCGCCACTCCGACTCACTGCCGCTGCAGGACCT CATCTCTCGACAGCTGACCACAAACCACGCAGAGGCATTCCGACACGGCGCTTACAGACACGACACCCACACCTTCGGCACCCAGACCTTCGGCACCCAGACCTTCGGAGGCTTGGGAGAGGCGCTTCTTCTCTACACCAATATAGTCTTGGCCCTCACGACAGCCACTACGGTGATGGGCTAG